The genome window CTCCACGCACATTAACTTTTTCAATTAAGTTGTCGATCAAAAGGCGAATCTgcgaaacacacacacaccgacagcTTACACACACTCGCCGACGCCAGACACGCAcatttaaatcaataaaaatcaatCATACGCAGTGCTGGGCGGCAGGTAAGCTGGGCCAAAACGTGcagcataatttaatttacggCACAAAATGCTGCCTAGCTGGCACAATAAAAATGATAGACATTTTGCCGCTGGAGTGTTGACTTTATGAAATTATATTGCGCACAGATAGAAGCATTAGGCGAAGGTAACCAGCTGCAGATGATGGTAAAAGCATCCCACCTCAGCTCAACTGAGCAATTAAATGGAACCAGAATTTATGAAACGAGTGAGCTGCAATCTTCACTTCCAGTTCACTGGCCATTTAGAGGACTTTAAGTTGCGTAGTCgtaatatttatgtatgcaCTCGCCATAAATCTTGGTTTAATTTCGAGCTTCCCTCACTCAACCGCTTGCCATATATTTTATAGAATAATAAATTGCATGACGAAAATCAATTTCCATTTTGGTGTGTAATATGCAGGAACTTCCTTGGTTTTCTTGGCTCGAAAGCTCTTTTTCAGGTTCCTGTTTCCCATTCAATGTCCGCTGGCAGTTCAGGAAATTAAAAATCAGCTTCCACAATAAAATAAGTACGTGTGTGGGCGTGTGAGAAGCTGCAATATTAAATGTTTTCTATTGCAACAACTCAGTCTTAGCAGGGGTGCAAGTACTTCTCGCATTTCAGCGACAGCTGCTGACACATTCTGCAATCCAACAGCATTTCGCATTTGAAATGAGCAATAATGAAATACCGCATTTCGCCTTCGCTCACCTGcgatgccacgcccactttgtCGCGACAAATCAGAAGTTTTGCGtagggaaaatggaaaaacttTCTCACGTACAAAATCTACTTTTCTATTACGTTTTTCCTCCAACTCAACCATCCACCCACCCACCTCCCACTCGATTTTCATGTTCGATTCTGCAACGCTGGCGTTTTTTCCCGACTTTCTCCGGGTTACTTTCACTGTGCCGGCACGTTGTATTCAATTTGTTTTGGTAACAGCTTGGCGCAAGTtctattaaataataaagtcGATTTGCACGATGTTCACAAAGGCAAATGGCAGCGggtttttctgtttctgtatTATTCTTATTCGATGCAAATAGCGGTCAAGTTTCTACGAAGAATATAAAATACTTACCCAAAAGCCAGCTAACTTTTGAGAGAAACTTAAAGGATTTTGGTGCTTAAAATTGACTTTCAATCCGCATTATGCTTTATCTCAAAGCAGAAAACAAAGAGGAGCTGCACACACTGCATGCAGATGTGTTTAAACTGCTTGCTCTGGTGACCCTCAAACAGGAAGTGCTGGCTCTGCTTTACGTTTAAGAACTGCTTGCCCTATTAACTTAAAAATATCCCATCTCACAGAGATAAACATGTTCTTTTGGGCATAATTGAATTATCCAAAATACTTTCTTAGGCCAAAGCAATTATTCCCAGAAAAGTTATATGAAAATATGACAGTTTTTCTTAAACTTACTCAAAGTGAGGCTGTCCAATTCACTTTTGATTAAATTTCATcaaaaccccaaaaaaaatcacaaaagGCAGCGCATTTGAAAAATCCTTTAGCGTGAAAGGGAATGCTGAAACCCTCGCCCCATTTTAAGGCTGACCAAAATTTCTCATTTGAAGGGCTTTATTCCGTCTTCAttgcttaattaaaaacataaatatgaaaaagcATATAAAGTGACCGCCATATGGGCAGCTGGCCGCCAAAAACACacagacagacacacacacacacacactcacagtATGGAGGAATGCCAGCCACTCACTCATAAATTCACGAGCACAgaagcaatttaattaaaattaatgtaTTTGCCACTCTCTTTTTTTCCGTCTGTGTGGAAAACCCTTCTCTGCCATTTCACATTTTGCGGTTTCGCCTGACTCTATTTTGATGGCTGCTTATTTTTGGCTCGGGTCGGAATTCAGGAAAAAGGCCATGGTCAGCATGGAGGGACAGTTTCTGGTGCGACAAATTTACGACGATGAAATAACATACAATCTAATTGGAGCAGCTGTCGAGATACTCAGTAAGTAGTTAGCTGGTGCCATTTGGTTATGCAGGCATATGTGGGTCATAAAATACTGACTCACAACTGTCCTTGAAGATATTCCCGCAGATGACATCCTGGAGCTGTTCGGCAAGACTTTCTTCGAGTTCTGCCAGGACTCGGGCTACGACAAGATCCTGCAGGTCCTGGGAGCCACGCCGCGGGACTTCCTCCAGGTACTTTCGCCTTATTTACCCGATATATCTGAACGTTAACTTAATTGAAGGCCATTTCACACTCATACGCCGTGCATCCGCGGCACAATTGCATTGGCCAATCGACTTTTAAGTCATTTTTCATGCTGCTCCCTTGGCAGTTTCTCGGTTTCGGTCTCGGTCGAGACTCGAGTTCGACATTCGCCATCATTGATAAGCATTAAGTATTTTGCTTGAGCGCACACATCGCCACTCAAACCCGAACCGTAACCCATTTCCCTTGGCGCCTTTTGTTGCACTCACATTcgatttattttcaattttccacatttttcaCCGCAAATGCTTCTCGAATCCTTTGTCataatgaaaaatgaaattgaattttttcgtCTGCACCACcgcaacatcaacaacaacaatgctaCACGGAGAACAAATGCCACGAATGCGGCCATCAATTCACTTTGAATTCCGTGGACAGCATGATTTTTATCAATACTGAAAAGATATCGATTGACCTTTTATATAATTTCTAAAACAAGTTTCTTGCTTGGAATCCAATTATtgttttttcaattagttaaGCTAAGAAAAATGTTACTCTATCTGAAGTATCCACTTTCTTTTTCTCGCTGTGCAACAATCAGAATCTGGACGCCCTGCACGACCACCTGGGCACCCTGTACCCTGGAATGCGGGCTCCCTCCTTCCGCTGCACGGAGAAGGATGGCGAGCTGCTCCTGCATTACTACTCGGAACGGCCTGGCCTCGAGCACATAGTCATCGGCATCGTCAAGGTGAGATACGACtatatacgagtatatgtGCCCAGTCACAGTCCCATTCGCATTCCCATTCCCGATTCCCTGTGGGAGACCCATTGACGCCTCTGCTTATATCTTATATCTCTCGCTCACAGGCCGTTGCATCCAAGCTGCACGGcgtcgaggtggaaatcgacatTGTCAAGCGCAAGGGTGAGCCCATCGACGAGGCCGAAAAGGAGCGGGCCATCGCCCGGGAGAATCAACAACTGCTGGAGGACGCGGTGGCCACGACGACGACGGGATCGGCAACGGTTGTCCTGGCTCCTTCGACGGATGCCGAGCGAAACAATAATCACAATGGCAGCAATGGCAGCAACAATAATGGAATGGCCAACAACGGCAACACCGTCAACGTGAATAACAACAACGATGGCCAACAGATTGCCAGCGAGACAGGTAACATAAAGGCAAAGGCTCGGAAGAGTAAATAATGCAAAAAACAGTCGCCACGATTAACATATTGCGGAATTCACAGAGCTGGCTGGCATGACAATAAATGTAAACTGTATTGACTGGCCGGGCcttatttattcatttcatTGTGCCGCCCAGCGATATAATAACGAGGAAACTTTGTGACATTGCTCTGATTTTAATACAACTGGCTGGCTTCGTTTGGCTTTTATGGCTAAATGTATTATTTACCAGCTAAAACGGTTTATTTATGttgaataaaatgcaattatttcGTATTTCGTGCAATTATTTAGCATCGAAAAACTGTCAGATGCTGTTAGCCCGCTGAAATAGTATTTTCTGAACTACTGGACTCATCgaactatatatatttatttatttatgtattgcCGCCAAACTTTTGCAGATCCCTCCATTGCGCTTAGCACGTGTCCTATCGCCCAGGACAGCTTCGATTGCGACGGGGACAAGGAGCAGAAGTGTTTGCGACTGCTGAAGAACAAGAGTGACGACATCGAGCGCTACGACCACGTGCAGTTCCTGATACGGGAGATCAACGTGGCCGCCAAGTCGCAGGTGGATGCCAAAAAGGACGAGGTCGCCGACGACATGGAGTTCCTCTGCGAAGGTGAGTGGTCACCTACTCAGGCTAATTGCCTGGCTAATCCGGACGCAAATGCTGACCCCTCCTCCTCGTCACACAGCTCCACTCATATCGCCCGCCACTTTCTGCAAGGTGTTCCCCTTCCACCTGATGTTCGATAGGCAAATGAAAATCGTTCAGGCCGGCAAGGCTGTGTCTCGAGTAATTCCCAGGTGAGTCCTTGCTAACGGTTTACAGTACGCCATTTACTTATGAGCCATTGTTTGCGATTAGTGGCCATTAGCTGGATGGCGTTCGGATTTGCCTCAGCCCTTTCCCTTTTCCTCACACTGCAAAAAATTACTTTAAAGGGTGTCTGAAAGTATGCACACTTTTAGACACCTTAAGCAAAGATGTAAGCATCTAAGTGATTTCTGCAGAGTCCTTATATATGCATTATAAGTTGGGATCAACGAATTTATGCTTTGTATTTCTCCCTGTGCACCCCTCAGAGTTGCCGAGGAGAACTGTTCCCTAATAGAGGTGGTGGAGGCCATCCGGCCGCACCTGCAGCTCAACTTCGAGAACATCCTGTCCCACATAAACACCATCTATGTCCTGCAGACACGTCAGGGGGCCATGAGCAGCCGGCACGAGCAGCGTTTTCTGAGACTGAAGGTGAGCAAGGGCCAACAAGCCATCAATGTGTCTGGCACGGTTATGAAAGTCCCATTCCAAAGGACCCTTACGCACAGCCGCCCCGTGGCATTAAACTTAATGCTTGGCCTGCCACAGAGTGCGgcataaaaatcaattttattgCAGTGGCACACCCTCGGCACCCGAAAATAATCTGTTATTCTTTTGTACTCCTTAGGGGCAAATGATGTACATTCCGGAAACGGATCGGATACTGTTTCAATGCTATCCCAGTGTCATGAATCTGGACGATCTGACCAAGTAAGTAGCAGTTAATGGGTATTACAACAGGGAGACAGGGATATAAGTGCTCATAATGCACCAGCTTCTAGTGTACTTGAAATACGGTTTTAATTAAGGCAATAATCTTTTCGAAACACCAACCAATTTTTCCGCAAGGAAGGACTTTAAGTATCGTTCAACCATTTTAATAAAGCGGCAAATGTGTCTTAGCCTGATTTTAGAGGCACGACCATATTAAAGGCATTAGCTCTTAAATAAGGTATTACTAGAAAATACCTTTATGGCATTATACTCGCAGTCAAATTGAAACAAATGCTCCTTCAGCTGGCTGAATTTATGGGTGACATTAAAAGTGTTTCCTCTTGGCTTATTTTCTTCGCTCGGATTCTATTTGCTGCCTGGCGATTTCAAAAGTCCTAAGTAAAACAAAATGCGTgtcatttttccattttacaCCCACGTGCCACATCTTTGAACTCGCCGTTGAACGTGGAATGTGTCCTGTTTTTCAGGAAGGGACTCTACATCTCGGATGTGCCGCTGCACGACGCTGCCAGGGATTTGGTCCTGCTCTCCGAGAAGTTCGAGGCGGAGTACAAGCTCACCAAGAACCTGGAAATGCTCACCGACAAGCTGCAGCAGACCTTCCGCGATCTGGAGAGCGAGAAGCAGAAGACCGACAGGTAAATGACAAATGACAGCGCCGACTCCTTAATGGCGCGCAATTCTCTCAGGCGCGAAATTGAAATTACTTTTCCATGTTTCTGCATTCTTTTCCTGCTGCTTCTTTCTGCTTCATCCTGGCCCATTCAGGCTGCTCTATTCGGTGCTGCCAAAGTCGGTGGCCAATGAGTTACGACATCAGCGTCCTGTGCCGCCCAAACGGTAAGAAAAAGTCAATTTACCCTATCCCTATGGGAGGAagtgcacagagagaaaacaAATGGTGTTGAGACCATTACACAGCTTACAAGTTGCAGATATACAACTAAGAGTgcttttttctctgtgcatcACTCTCAcatgctggaaaatgcaagcaatttgcCATATTTGTGTCCGTTAATTTATGAGACCACACTTCCTTTGCCATTCGACAGCTACGACTCCGTGACGCTGATGTTCTCCGGCATCGTGGGCTTTGGCCAATACTGTGCGGCCAACACGGATCCCGACGGGGCCATGAAAATCGTGAAAATGCTGAATGAGCTGTACACGGTTTTTGATGCTCTGACCGACTCCAAGCGAAACCTGAACGTGTACAAGGTGGGTCAGTCAGAGTTCAAATGCAAGTGGGCAGGGCTGGCCAACAGCCCCTGCAGTGGCCACTTAATTACACTTTTTACCTGACCACAAACACGATGCAATGCCGGCCCTTTTTTCGGGTCAGCTCTCAATTTGGTCCATCTAAAGGACTCATTGGCATGTCTGTGCTTTCAGGTGGAAACAGTTGGCGATAAGTACATGGCCGTTTCCGGACTGCCCGACCACTGCGAGGATCATGCCAAGTGCATGGCACGAGTGGCCCTCGATATGATGGACATGGCCAAGAACGTCAAAATGGGATCCAATCCAGTGGTGAGTGTGGAAAATAACAAATGTCGAATATTTATCACTCTGTTATTTTGGTGTATATAGTGAGAGAAAACTTCACGTTTAGAAACTAGCACAAATAAAACTCGCTAAATTTCCCGCAATTGTATTTGAGTCTCGGCTTTGCTTTTCATCAAATTTTAGCATATCCTGGCGTCTTTCCTTTTGTGCCATATTTTGTGCAGCCTTTGCCGAGCAACAAAAATGCATTCACAACTGACAACTTGTGCTCAAGTTGCTCAAGTGCCCGCGGATGAAAAGCGGGGTTGGGGCTGTGAAAATGCTGGGTTTTTCCAGGGGGCCGTCACTCTAATTGTGCGCATTGAAAGTAGTTGGAAAATTGTCTCGCGCGTGTTTTTGTTCGTTCGTGTGAGTATGCAACTTTCGCGCAATTTGTTGCTGAATGCGCCATTCGCCATTcgcaattttccatttgcctttCACCATTCGCCATTTTGAGCAACAGCAACTCAATAGCGCATAAATTTCAATGTCTATCCCCTCGCCCCTCGCAATCTCTTAACCCTCGACTGGCCGGATTGAGTGGCAAGTGCACGTAAAATATTAACAACTTGTGGCAGCAGGCAAGTGCGAAAAAAGTTCATTTAACAAAGTTTCCCATTCTCGGCGCAAGGCGTGGGCGCCAAGTTTTGGATGGAAAACTGCGAAAATGGctaaaattaattcaaaattgATGACACACAATGTCAAAGGACGCGTCTTGTACCATGGTACATGGTCTCGGATCCTTGCCAGTGGCCACTTGACCGTCAACTGTCACCAGAGACGTTGAAACTTGGCCGAGGATGGTGACGAGGCCTCCTGCCTGCTGTTACTATCTTTTTTTCGGCTTAAACACTTTTGCTTTGAGTGCTCGGGCTTAAAATACACTGCACACATGCAGGGCCACAGATAAATGTAGATATGAAAGGGGGGAAGCAGGGAGGGCGGTTCATCCACAGGACGAGGCGAGGACGAGTGTGAGGACGAGGATGCGGATGCCCCACTTGATGGCATCCTTCACAATTACAGCATTGTACGTGTGGACAATGCTTGTGGCTTGTCAGTCACTTTTTGCACATGTCTTGGCATCTGTATGTATATTAGGGTGGCTCATTATGACATTATGTAAATATTCTAAATATATTCTAAATATATAATCTAATTCAAAGAAGAAATATGAATTCAATTACTCTACTTAGTAGATTAAATAAGCTGTAAATATAATTTCCGACTCACCCTAGTGTAGATATGTCGCAGGATCTGCGTGCGTGTGCCATATACCTACACACACGAACTTAGCAACTCTTGCTTGGGCTCGTGTCACTTGGCTTTATTGTCagagttgttgtttttctgttGCTAAAATTCCATTACCTTATCGTCTTGCCGTTGGCTGTCCTCGTAAGGAAGTCTTCTTTTGGTCCTGGGATCATCCATCTGTTCCGCCCACCATAAGCCATAAGCCCCAACTAGTCTCCGTTTCCATCTGGCCTCGCCGCAACTGCAG of Drosophila mauritiana strain mau12 chromosome 3R, ASM438214v1, whole genome shotgun sequence contains these proteins:
- the LOC117144427 gene encoding guanylate cyclase soluble subunit beta-1 isoform X2, with the protein product MGEDQNLDALHDHLGTLYPGMRAPSFRCTEKDGELLLHYYSERPGLEHIVIGIVKAVASKLHGVEVEIDIVKRKGEPIDEAEKERAIARENQQLLEDAVATTTTGSATVVLAPSTDAERNNNHNGSNGSNNNGMANNGNTVNVNNNNDGQQIASETDPSIALSTCPIAQDSFDCDGDKEQKCLRLLKNKSDDIERYDHVQFLIREINVAAKSQVDAKKDEVADDMEFLCEAPLISPATFCKVFPFHLMFDRQMKIVQAGKAVSRVIPRVAEENCSLIEVVEAIRPHLQLNFENILSHINTIYVLQTRQGAMSSRHEQRFLRLKGQMMYIPETDRILFQCYPSVMNLDDLTKKGLYISDVPLHDAARDLVLLSEKFEAEYKLTKNLEMLTDKLQQTFRDLESEKQKTDRLLYSVLPKSVANELRHQRPVPPKRYDSVTLMFSGIVGFGQYCAANTDPDGAMKIVKMLNELYTVFDALTDSKRNLNVYKVETVGDKYMAVSGLPDHCEDHAKCMARVALDMMDMAKNVKMGSNPVQITIGIHSGEVVTGVIGNRVPRYCLFGNTVNLTSRTETTGVPGRINVSEETYRLLCLAINQDDSFHLEYRGPVIMKGKPTPMDCWFLTRATSSILGGTSSTGGGGGGGNGSLDSPLLQPATPTAGGATPIPAVAQRAAGHASVSRTSSAGGGGGGGAVVGT
- the LOC117144427 gene encoding guanylate cyclase soluble subunit beta-1 isoform X1 translates to MYGFVNYALELLVLKHFGEEIWEKIKKKAMVSMEGQFLVRQIYDDEITYNLIGAAVEILNIPADDILELFGKTFFEFCQDSGYDKILQVLGATPRDFLQNLDALHDHLGTLYPGMRAPSFRCTEKDGELLLHYYSERPGLEHIVIGIVKAVASKLHGVEVEIDIVKRKGEPIDEAEKERAIARENQQLLEDAVATTTTGSATVVLAPSTDAERNNNHNGSNGSNNNGMANNGNTVNVNNNNDGQQIASETDPSIALSTCPIAQDSFDCDGDKEQKCLRLLKNKSDDIERYDHVQFLIREINVAAKSQVDAKKDEVADDMEFLCEAPLISPATFCKVFPFHLMFDRQMKIVQAGKAVSRVIPRVAEENCSLIEVVEAIRPHLQLNFENILSHINTIYVLQTRQGAMSSRHEQRFLRLKGQMMYIPETDRILFQCYPSVMNLDDLTKKGLYISDVPLHDAARDLVLLSEKFEAEYKLTKNLEMLTDKLQQTFRDLESEKQKTDRLLYSVLPKSVANELRHQRPVPPKRYDSVTLMFSGIVGFGQYCAANTDPDGAMKIVKMLNELYTVFDALTDSKRNLNVYKVETVGDKYMAVSGLPDHCEDHAKCMARVALDMMDMAKNVKMGSNPVQITIGIHSGEVVTGVIGNRVPRYCLFGNTVNLTSRTETTGVPGRINVSEETYRLLCLAINQDDSFHLEYRGPVIMKGKPTPMDCWFLTRATSSILGGTSSTGGGGGGGNGSLDSPLLQPATPTAGGATPIPAVAQRAAGHASVSRTSSAGGGGGGGAVVGT